ACGGCTGCGCTGTCGAATAACTTCAGCGCCCAGGCGACGCTGGGCTTCTTGCAGGCAAGCTTGACCAATGATCTGTCCAATCCTACGCGGGTGACGGGCGGCTTTAAGGCGCTTCTGAAGGACATCGACAATATTCCGGGTGCGCCCAACGATGGCGATCGCCTCACCCTCACCGAGCTGCGGCGACGCAACGCCAATTCCAGCTTCCGTGAACTATTTAGCACCGAATTTGCCATCACGCCAAACCTGGGCATGAAAGCCCGAACAGGCATCGCCAACTTTGAGGGAATGCCCTCCATTAACTTTGATCTGGCGCTCAAGTGGAACGCCTTTACCTACCGCGACGGCCGCAGCTCATCGGGCAGCCCCCAGCTTGAGTTCAACAACGTCACGCTAGATCTAGGTTCCTTCATCTCTGGCTTTGCCCGACCCGTCCTCACTCGCATCGATAACACCATTAGACCCTTCCGGCCGGTCATCAACTTCCTGAATGCTGACACTCGGATTCTCAGCAGTCTGGGTTTGACCGGCCCCTTCGACCAGAACCGCGACGGCCGGGCGACGGTCGTAGAAGTCGTCAGCACCCTCAGCCGCTGGCGCTTTGGGCGTGGTATCGACACTCGGTTTATCGATGCCATTAGCGCTCTAGATGCCGCCATCACTGCCCTCAACCAGCTCACCGCCAGCGACGGCAACTTGGCCATCAACTTTGGCTCCTACAGCATTGGCACTGTAGACACCAATGCGGCACCTAGCAGCCTGTCCCAGAGCAGCCCCCGCACCACTAGAGGGCAAAGCACAAACTCCCTGACCCAGGCTTCGAGCAACTCGCGTGTGCGGAACTTTATCAATGCGCTAAACCGAGTCGAAGGGCTGGGCTTCCCCATTCTGTCTGATCCCAACCAGGCGATTAACCTGCTGCTGGGGCGCACGGCGACGCTGTTCCGCTACGACATGCCCGACCTGGACTTCAACCTCCGCCTGGAGCAGAAGTTCCCCGTGATTTGGCCACTCGAAGGCAGGTTGTTCGGCGATCTCCGCGTGCGAAGCAATCTCGACTTTGGCTATGACACCTTTGGCTTCCAAGAGTGGCAGCGAGCAGGCTACTCCAGTTCTGCTGCCTCCAGGCTGATTGATGGCTTCTATGTCACCGACTTCCCCGGCGACGAAATTACCGTCGATGCGACGATTGGCGCAGGCTTTGGGGTGAACGTGGGTGTGGCCGCAGGACGTATTGACGGGGGTCTGCGAGGCAGGGCAGGCATCGACCTGATCGACGTGGGCGAAAATGCTCGAAATCCAGTTTGGGATTCGGAGTATAGCCGAGTCTGGAACGAGATCAATCGGCAGATTGGCCATATCTCTTTCCTCCGTCCACTCGTTGGCGCACAAACGATTGCAACGCTCAATTCGCGGGGTATTCGCGAGTTTGTTAACCTCAGCGACGGCCGCATCCGCACCACTGAGATTACGTCTCGCCTGAGCAATCCGCTGAGCCTGTTCCAGATTCAGGGCGTGGTGAATGTGTTCCTGGATGCCTATGCGCGGGTTGGGGTGCGGGTTTTTGGCAAGCTGATTGGCAAAGAGTGGCGGAAGAACCTGGCGACGTTTAAGATTATGGAGTTCAGCGTGGGGGGCGGCGCTTCTGTAGGACGGATCAGCCAGAAATATATTTCGGGGGCCACGATCTTCCTGGATGCCAACAACAATGGGGTGCTGGACGAGAACGAGCCTTACACCATCAGCAGCTTCGACGGCTCCTACGAGCTGAAGTTTGCTACCGAACTGTTTGACAAGAATGAAAACGGCGTGATTGACCCCGACGAAGGACAGATCCTGGCGGTGGGCGGCTACGACACCTTCACCAACGAGAAGATGGATGTGCCGCTGTCGGCTCCGGTGGGCTATAGCATGATCACGCCAGTCACCACTATGATTAACGCGCTGGTGCGGATGGGCGATGTGGATGTGGCGACGGTCGCCGCTCAGGTGAAGGCGGCGCTGGGGCTGCCTGAGACGCTGGATCTGGGAACCTTTGACCCGATCATTGCCATGCGCGACGGCGACCCGAACGGGGCCAAGGTGATGGCAGCCCATGTGTCCATCTACACGCTGATGGATCAGGCGGCAACGCTGCTGCGGGGGGCGACGGGGCTATCGGGCGAGATGCTGGCGATGCTGGTGACGGGGGCGATCGCCGATGCGATTGAACCGGGTCAGCCGCTGGATTTGAGCAATAGCTCGGTGGTGGCGAATATCCTGAAGACGACCGTTGGCGCACTGGAAATGGTCAGCCCTGCCCCGGAGCTAGCCAAGGTGACGGCGATCGCCGATCAGGTCGCCACCATCATGGCGGAAGGTGTGCAGCGGCTCCAGGCGGTGCTGGCAAAACCGGGCAATGCGGCGGCGCTGCTGCGGGAAGTTAGCGAACTCCAGGGCTTCCTGGTCAACAACACCTCGAAGGATCTGGCGGCTGCGATCCTGGGTACGAAGACCATCGATCAGGTGCTAGATGCCAATACCGGCGATGGGCTGCTGGCCGGGCTGAAGCGCCGCGAAGCCATGAAAAACCGAGCGACCCTTCCAGGCACCAACGAAATCGACTTCCTCAAGGGCACCAACCAGAGCGAAATTTTGGTGGGTCTGAAGAAGGGCGATCGCATCCGGGCACTGGGCGGCGACGACATGGTGGCCGGCGACTCGGGCAACGACTGGCTGCACGGCGGCAACGGCAACGACACGCTGAACGGCGGGCAGGACGACGACACCCTGATCGGCGGCGCGGGCGATGACGTGCTGATTGGGCGCAGCGGCAAAGACACGCTGATCGGCGGCAGAGGTCGCGACACCTTCCAGCTTGCCGCCAACAAGAAGGGCAGCAACCGTATCCGCGACTTCAAGGCCGCAGAAGACCGCATCGAAATCACGCTGGGTCGAGAGTTTGCAGAGCTGCCCATTGGCAAAGGTATCAGCGCCGAGCAGTTCCGCCTGGGCAGCAAGGCAGCGACCGAAACCGAGCGGTTTGTCTATAACCAAAAGACCGGAGCGCTGTTCTTTGACCTCGACGGCAGCGGCGCGGGTCAGCAGGTGAAGATTGCTCAACTCAACGCTGGCGCGTCTCTGACCCATGCTCAAATCTCGATTGCTTAAGTAAGGCGTGATGGGTGACAGGGCAATGAAATGCTAGTGTAAGCCACACGGCTTCGTTTAGACTCATCGAGGGTGTTTCCTGCGGGACGGCCCTCGATTTTTTTTGCGTTAAACCATGCTCCTAGACTTGCCAAATTCAATTCGCCTGATTGCCACCGACATGGATGGGACGCTGACCCGCCGGGGCAAGTTTACGCCGCTGCTGCTGCAAGCGCTGGAAGTCCTGCAATCGGCAGGCATTCCAGTGGTGATAGTGACGGGGCGATCGGCGGGCTGGGTGCAGGGCGTGGTGTCGTATCTGCCCGTAGCGGGGGCGATCGCCGAAAATGGCGGCGTGTTTCTTCCCGGAGACACCGAGCCGGAGTTCCTGGTTCATGTGCCTGATCTGGCCGATCATCGGCGATCGCTGGCCGATCTCTTTCACGACCTTCAAAACACGTTTCCCAAAATCCAGGAAGCCCCCGACAACCGCTTCCGGCTGACGGACTGGACGTTTGATGTGCGGGGCTTGTCGGCAGCGGATTTGCAAACGATGGGCGATCGCTGCCAGGACGCGGGCTGGGGCTTTACCTACAGCACCGTGCAGTGCCATATCAAGCCTGCTGCTCAGGACAAAGCCAGCGCCTTAGAACAAGTTTTGCAGCGGCACTTTCCCCCTTTAGTTTGGACTAACTGGCATCACAATAATGCTCAACAGGATGCCATAAAGAATCTGCTCAACCGTTCATAACAGTTGAACTTAAGGAATTGGATACAATCCTGCTCGCAGTTAAGCTGCTGTTGCAACCGGACTGTTCAGGGATTGTTCGGATGTCTTGCGTTTCGAGGCTCGTTTTTTGACCATCGGATAGCAGGGACGAGGAGTTGGCTTGTGCCCCTTGCCTCGTCCTGGCGATTTACCACGAGGTTTAGGCGCAGGAGCAGGGGTGCCAATCGCTGCCAAAATGCCTGCAAACGCTTGTGCGACCCGACCCGGAGTCAACGTTTCTTGCGGTGCCTGCCAGGGCAAGGGGTGGTCAGTACAGTCCTTTCGCGCTAACCACAACTGCCAACTGAGCAACGGCATCAGGCTGCTCCACTGTTCGGTTGCCGATACAGAACTGAACTGGGGATGTGTCCAATATAGCCTCTGCTTGGCAAAGCGATACCAGTGTTCAATGGCAAAGCGACGGAGGTAGTGCAACCACAGGGTTTCTAACGGAGGCATCTGCTCACCCAGCCAAACTAACCACAAAGGAGCCAAGCGTCGCGTGCTGCTCTGTGTCTCCAGCACCTCCACGCGCAACACTTCCATTGCCCGTTTGGGGGATTTGCGGAAATGGTATGCACTCCAACGACTGACCCGCACTCGTCCCCAGTTGGGATCATCGACTTCAACGGTTTCGACCGGGACACTCCAAGTGTCAGGGTCATTGAGTTTCATCTTATGTCCATGCTTGGCAGGTGCGCCTCGCCCTCGATACGCTGGGGGCGCGCCATAGACACATCGATTGGATGTAACCCGCAGCAGCAAGTCTGCCTCAATCCCTGCCGTTTGGTTGACAAAACTGGCATTGCCGTACCCTCGGTCGTAGATCGCCAACGGACGCACCGCTAACTGCCGAGTCACTTGTTTGAGTTGGAATGCCGCTTTACTGGCGGGTGTTTCAAAGCTGGTGATGCGCTCATGCCGCAATGGTAATGCCCAACTGCCCCTGTCTTCAGCAATCCAGGCTAAGGTACTGTAGTTTTGTCCGGCTATCGGGGCATGTCCTGTTCTGCCTGATAAGGTGCGGTCTTTCAAACGCCTGGCAGCAGGACGGTTCCACCGACTCGCATCACCTGCCAACAACGGTTGCTGCTGAGTCGGTATCTGCTGCACCAACAGCTTCAGCACCTTTGATCGGGGTAGGCGGCTATCGCGCAACGCTTCATAGGTGCTCGACCACTGGCGACGAAAGACAGGACTCTGCGATAGCCTCACAAACGACACGATGCACGCACTCACTAACACGGCATCCATCAGATCAAACAGGGCATCTCTGGCGTTTCCCAAGCTGGCATACAACGTTTGGCGAAATTGCTGAAGTTCGTTGAAAATCATGGGGTCAATGTTGGTTGTACTTCATTGACCTTACGGCAGTCGGTGCTTCTCATTGACTGCCTTCCTCTTCACCATTAGTCCAAACTAAAGTCCCACAAGTTCCGTCATCACCTCAATTGAGATCCGATCGCCCCA
The Thermoleptolyngbya sichuanensis A183 DNA segment above includes these coding regions:
- a CDS encoding HAD family hydrolase produces the protein MLLDLPNSIRLIATDMDGTLTRRGKFTPLLLQALEVLQSAGIPVVIVTGRSAGWVQGVVSYLPVAGAIAENGGVFLPGDTEPEFLVHVPDLADHRRSLADLFHDLQNTFPKIQEAPDNRFRLTDWTFDVRGLSAADLQTMGDRCQDAGWGFTYSTVQCHIKPAAQDKASALEQVLQRHFPPLVWTNWHHNNAQQDAIKNLLNRS
- a CDS encoding NF041680 family putative transposase; the protein is MIFNELQQFRQTLYASLGNARDALFDLMDAVLVSACIVSFVRLSQSPVFRRQWSSTYEALRDSRLPRSKVLKLLVQQIPTQQQPLLAGDASRWNRPAARRLKDRTLSGRTGHAPIAGQNYSTLAWIAEDRGSWALPLRHERITSFETPASKAAFQLKQVTRQLAVRPLAIYDRGYGNASFVNQTAGIEADLLLRVTSNRCVYGAPPAYRGRGAPAKHGHKMKLNDPDTWSVPVETVEVDDPNWGRVRVSRWSAYHFRKSPKRAMEVLRVEVLETQSSTRRLAPLWLVWLGEQMPPLETLWLHYLRRFAIEHWYRFAKQRLYWTHPQFSSVSATEQWSSLMPLLSWQLWLARKDCTDHPLPWQAPQETLTPGRVAQAFAGILAAIGTPAPAPKPRGKSPGRGKGHKPTPRPCYPMVKKRASKRKTSEQSLNSPVATAA